The following coding sequences lie in one Syngnathus scovelli strain Florida chromosome 1, RoL_Ssco_1.2, whole genome shotgun sequence genomic window:
- the mif gene encoding macrophage migration inhibitory factor, with translation MPMFVVNTNVAQDSVPQALLSEVTEELAKAMGKPAQYIAVHINPGQMMMFGGKGDPCALCSLHSIGKIGSAYNKQYSKLLCGLLNKHLGVSPDRIYINFVDMDASNVATNNSTFG, from the exons ATGCCGATGTTTGTAGTTAACACCAACGTGGCTCAAGACAGCGTGCCGCAGGCCCTGCTGTCAGAAGTTACCGAGGAGCTGGCTAAAGCGATGGGCAAGCCTGCACAG TACATTGCTGTGCATATCAACCCGGGGCAAATGATGATGTTTGGTGGGAAGGGAGACCCGTGTGCTCTCTGCTCCCTCCACAGCATTGGGAAGATCGGCTCTGCTTATAACAAGCAGTACTCTAAGCTACTGTGTGGACTTCTCAACAAACACCTGGGTGTATCTCCTGACAG GATTTATATCAATTTTGTGGACATGGATGCGAGCAATGTGGCCACGAACAATTCTACTTTTGGATGA